In the Bradyrhizobium guangzhouense genome, one interval contains:
- the styB gene encoding styrene monooxygenase NADH-dependent flavin reductase subunit StyB, with protein MQRANPASFREAASRFVTGVTVLTALDEHGRVCGMTANSFVTVSLSPPTVLVAVMPGRMHRAISATGRYCVNVLPDHGRDLSRHFASQPNGGAAPDYDIVDGLPRLQGCIAWFACEVISHVDVSDHTLIIAEVSSCDHRDTTPLVFFSSRYHRGAGALVER; from the coding sequence ATGCAACGCGCCAATCCCGCATCGTTCCGCGAAGCCGCATCGCGCTTTGTAACCGGCGTCACGGTGCTGACGGCGCTGGACGAGCACGGCCGCGTCTGCGGCATGACCGCGAACAGCTTCGTCACGGTCAGCCTGTCGCCGCCGACCGTGCTGGTCGCGGTCATGCCCGGCCGCATGCACCGCGCGATCTCGGCCACGGGACGCTATTGCGTCAATGTCCTGCCGGACCACGGCCGCGACCTGTCGCGCCATTTCGCCAGCCAGCCCAACGGAGGCGCAGCTCCAGATTACGACATCGTCGACGGCCTGCCGCGCCTGCAGGGCTGCATCGCCTGGTTCGCCTGCGAAGTTATCAGCCACGTCGATGTCAGCGACCACACGCTGATCATCGCCGAAGTATCGAGCTGCGACCACCGCGACACCACGCCGCTGGTGTTCTTTTCCAGCCGGTATCATCGCGGGGCGGGGGCGCTGGTGGAGAGGTGA
- a CDS encoding DUF1648 domain-containing protein, translating to MVPADYVFGFAIAFVVGLNLYLGPRIASERVAMQWGPDGEPTWYAPKWLAMWGMIAFMGAVRLFIWAASTYAPRHVHGAELGIVIFSLIAAGSHLFVLMKARATL from the coding sequence ATGGTGCCAGCAGACTACGTCTTTGGCTTCGCTATCGCGTTTGTCGTCGGCTTAAACCTGTATCTTGGCCCGCGTATCGCAAGCGAGCGTGTCGCCATGCAATGGGGTCCCGACGGCGAGCCGACTTGGTACGCCCCAAAATGGCTTGCAATGTGGGGGATGATTGCCTTCATGGGGGCCGTCCGGCTCTTCATTTGGGCGGCTTCAACCTATGCGCCGCGGCATGTGCACGGTGCTGAATTGGGAATAGTCATTTTCTCGTTGATCGCCGCCGGTTCTCACCTGTTTGTCCTGATGAAGGCGAGAGCCACTCTCTGA